From a region of the Syngnathus scovelli strain Florida chromosome 19, RoL_Ssco_1.2, whole genome shotgun sequence genome:
- the ntaq1 gene encoding protein N-terminal glutamine amidohydrolase, with product MTEDRITPGQDECAYSSCYCEENVWKLCELVRRERSAPLQELFVVFISNDNRTVPLWKQKSACGEQPVIWDYHVVLLHVRAGFEATVYDLDSVLPFPCDLKLYAARALRTDGSLRPEYHRKLRVVPADCFLLNFASDRSHMKNADGSWKMPPPPYPPISTADSHMNLEDFICMDPTRGWGDIFTLDHFLRHYVKGLPLASLS from the exons ATGACAGAAGACAGAATCACGCCGGGGCAGGACGAGTGTGCTTACAGCAGCTGTTACTG TGAAGAAAACGTGTGGAAACTTTGCGAGTTGGTCCGTCGGGAGAGAAGTGCGCCTCTCCAAGAACTTTTTGTGGTGTTCATCTCCAACGACAACAGAACG GTCCCGTTGTGGAAACAGAAGTCGGCGTGCGGAGAGCAGCCCGTCATTTGG GATTATCACGTGGTTCTACTTCACGTCCGGGCCGGGTTCGAGGCCACCGTTTACGACCTGGACTCCGTCCTGCCATTTCCCTGCGATCTGAAGCTTTACGCCGCCCGTGCCCTGCGTACTGACGGGAGCCTTCGGCCCGAGTACCACAG GAAGTTGCGTGTGGTCCCCGCTGACTGCTTCCTGTTGAACTTTGCCTCGGACCGGTCGCACATGAAGAACGCTGATGGGTCCTGGAAGATGCCCCCGCCGCCATACCCCCCAATCTCCACTGCAG ACTCTCACATGAACCTGGAAGACTTTATCTGCATGGATCCCACCCGTGGATGGGGCGACATTTTTACTTTGGACCACTTTCTGCGGCACTACGTTAAAGGCTTGCCATTGGCATCGTTGTcatag
- the bop1 gene encoding ribosome biogenesis protein bop1, whose protein sequence is MADTRSTNVDEDTSKLPEMNQKKTEKNKRLAEDDEHEEMFGVCNEEDEEGSVSEESVYSGLEDSGSDSEGDEDDAEFGLCKNEAEQKDGGGQKKEEYEVDSSDEEDIRNTVGNIPMEWYKDFPHIGYNLDGKKIFKPIRNKDELDQFLEKMENPDYWRTVHDKQTGSDIVLSDEQVELVKRLQRGQFGDANFDEFQPSVDFFTNDVMLHPVTNRPADKRSFIPSLLDKEKVSKLVHAIKMGWIKPRRMRDDSQGRFYDLWGKEDSSLLAQHRMHLPAPKNPLPGHHESYNPPPEYLFTDEERALWEQQDPADRKLPFVPAKFSSLRQVPAFPRFIHERFERCLDLYLCPRQRKMRVNVDPEDLIPKLPKPKDLQPFPTTQSLIYHGHSALVRSISVSPSGQWLASGSDDGTVRFWEINSARCVKMVRVGGAVKSVCWNPNPCLCLLAVALDSLVVILSPALAERQVVSSSERLLVAHLEAEPAVGPVTWSDVEGEEHHQGLRLKIQHPKAVKQLAWHAKGDYLASVMPDHSSHQQVFIHQLSTRRSQNPFRRNKGLVQCVSFHPIRPYFFVATQRNVRIYNLVKQEMSKKLQANSKWISSMAVHPGGDHVICGSYDCRLGWFDLDLSTKPYKMLRHHKKAVRAVAYHRVYPLFASASDDGSVIVCHGMVYNDLLQNPLIVPVKVLKGHVVIHELGVLDVTFHPTQPWVFSSGADNTIRLFT, encoded by the exons ATGGCGGACACGCGGAGTACCAACGTGGATGAAGACACATCGAAACTTCCAGAAATGAACCAAAAGAAGACGGAGAAAAACAAGCGGCTCGCAGAAGACGACGAGCACGAGGAG ATGTTCGGCGTTTGCAACGAAGAAGACGAGGAAGGGTCAGTGAGTGAGGAAAGTGTATATTCAGGACTTGAGGATTCGGGGAGCGACAGTGAGGGGGATGAGGATGATGCCGAGTTTGGCTTGTGCAAGAATGAAGCGGAACAG AAGGACGGAGGAGGCCAAAAGAAAGAAGAGTATGAGGTCGACTCGTCTGACGAAGAA GACatcaggaacacagtggggaacATTCCCATGGAGTGGTACAAAGACTTCCCTCACATTGGCTACAATTTGGACGGCAAGAAGATCTTCAAGCCCATCCGGAACAAGGACGAGCTTGACCAGTTCTTGGAGAAAATGGAGAACCCTGACTACTG GAGAACGGTTCACGACAAGCAGACGGGAAGCGACATTGTGCTGTCTGACGAACAGGTGGAGCTGGTGAAGCGGCTGCAGAGAGGACAGTTTGGAGACGCCAACTTTGACGAGTTCCAG CCTTCGGTGGACTTCTTCACCAACGACGTGATGCTTCATCCCGTCACCAACAGGCCGGCTGACAAGCGTAGCTTCATCCCGTCACTATTGGATAAAGAGAAG GTCTCCAAGCTGGTCCACGCCATCAAAATGGGCTGGATCAAGCCTCGCCGCATGCGTGACgacagccagggccgcttctatgACCTTTGGGGCAAGGAGGACTCCTCTCTCCTGGCCCAACACAGGATGCACCTGCCTGCACCCAAGAACCCGCTACCCGGCCACCACGAGTCCTACAACCCTCCGCCCGAGTACCTGTTCACGGATGAGGAG CGCGCTCTCTGGGAGCAGCAAGACCCAGCTGACCGAAAGCTGCCCTTCGTTCCCGCCAAGTTCTCCAGCCTCCGGCAGGTTCCGGCCTTTCCCCGTTTCATCCACGAGAGGTTTGAGCGCTGCCTGGACCTTTACCTGTGTCCTCGCCAGAGGAAGATGAGG GTCAACGTGGATCCGGAAGACCTCATTCCGAAGCTTCCTAAACCCAAAGACCTGCAGCCCTTCCCTACCACGCAGTCGCTG ATTTATCATGGTCACAGCGCTCTGGTTCGGTCCATCAGCGTTTCTCCATCGGGACAGTGGCTTGCCTCAG GAAGTGACGATGGCACTGTAAGGTTCTGGGAGATCAACTCGGCTCGCTGCGTCAAGATGGTCCGGGTGGGCGGAGCTGTGAAGAGCGTGTGTTGGAACCCCAACCCGTGCTTATGTCTCCTGGCCGTCGCCTT GGACTCGCTGGTGGTGATcttatcgcccgcgctcgccgaGCGACAGGTGGTCTCGTCCTCTGAACGTCTGCTCGTCGCTCACCTGGAGGCGGAGCCCGCAGTGGGGCCTGTGACTTGGAGCGACGTGGAAGGCGAGGAGCACCACCAAGGCCTGCGCTTGAAAATCCAACATCCCAAA GCCGTCAAGCAACTGGCGTGGCACGCCAAAGGGGACTACCTGGCCTCGGTCATGCCGGATCACTCCAGCCATCAGCAggtcttcatccatcagctcagCACCAGACGCAGTCAAAACCCCTTCCGACGCAACAAAGGCCTGGTGCAGTGCGTATCCTTCCACCCCATCCGGCCCTACTTCTTCGTGGCCACGCAGCGCAACGTGCGCATCTACAACCTGGTCAAGCAGGAGATGAGCAAGAAGCTGCAGGccaactccaaatggatttccaGCATGGCCGTCCACCCCGGAG GCGACCACGTGATCTGCGGAAGTTACGACTGCCGACTGGGCTGGTTTGACCTGGACCTCTCCACCAAGCCTTACAAGATGCTCCG GCACCACAAGAAAGCAGTGAGGGCCGTTGCCTATCACAGAGTTTACCCGCTCTTCGCCTCAGCGTCCGACGACGGCTCCGTCATCGTCTGCCACGGGATGGTCTACAA TGACTTGCTGCAGAACCCGCTCATTGTTCCAGTcaaggttttaaaaggtcacgtgGTCATTCACGAACTGGGTGTCCTTGATGTGACCTTTCACCCCACGCAGCCTTGGGTCTTTTCATCAGGAGCGGACAACACCATCCGCCTCTTCACTTAG
- the LOC125987448 gene encoding secretory phospholipase A2 receptor-like isoform X2: MRTPQAARIVRILVLSAAWTPLANSKSKCEEGWSFHQSSCYKKMETPNGWLGARYDCFWEGGDLVSIASWDKEAFVKKQMGNDPFWIGLSNLKCKEAWCRYDKEQQMMTWSYARVTYSNWDSHQVESSDVESCAYVNQGVRTQPGEWRHGSCASSLPYMCERPLDDCLKARSCSFKDFGYDRVDTSSCDPGDFLYEDSCYRFDGMDRKWQAAENLCKEWNGYLASVYSADEGKFLGAHIRGDSYGWLRLVQKNGKWEFLDGTSTTDIQ; this comes from the exons ATGAGAACGCCACAGGCCGCGCGCATTGTGCGTATTCTTGTGTTGAGCGCTGCATGGACCCCCTTAG CCAATTCTAAATCAAAATGTGAGGAGGGGTGGAGTTTTCACCAGTCCAGTTGCTACAAGAAGATGGAGACccccaacggttggctgggggctcgATACGACTGCTtctgggagggcggcgacctggtctccatcgcctcatGGGACAAAGAAGCCTTTGTGAAGAAGCAAATGGGCAATGACCCCTTCTGgattggactctccaatctg AAATGCAAAGAGGCTTGGTGTCGGTATGACAAGGAGCAGCAGATGATGACTTGGTCCTATGCCCGTGTGACCTACTCGAACTGGGATTCACATCAAGTTGAAAG CTCCGACGTGGAGTCCTGTGCGTATGTCAACCAAGGCGTGAGGACTCAGCCAGGAGAGTGGAGACACGGCTCATGCGCATCCTCGTTGCCGTACATGTGTGAGCGCCCGCTGGACG ACTGCCTGAAGGCTCGGTCGTGTTCCTTCAAAGACTTTGGTTACGATCGAGTGGACA CTTCTTCCTGCGACCCTGGCGACTTCCTGTACGAAGACTCTTGCTATCGCTTCGACGGGATGGATAGGAAATGGCAGGCCGCCGAGAACCTATGCAAGGAATGGAATGGTTACCTGGCTAGCGTCTACTCAGCGGACGAAGGCAAATTCTTGGGTG CTCACATAAGAGGAGATTCGTATGGTTGGTTGAGACTCGTGCAGAAAAACGGCAAGTGGGAGTTCCTTGACGGAACATCTACC ACCGACATCCAATAG
- the LOC125987448 gene encoding macrophage mannose receptor 1-like isoform X3 yields MRTPQAARIVRILVLSAAWTPLANSKSKCEEGWSFHQSSCYKKMETPNGWLGARYDCFWEGGDLVSIASWDKEAFVKKQMGNDPFWIGLSNLKCKEAWCRYDKEQQMMTWSYARVTYSNWDSHQVESSDVESCAYVNQGVRTQPGEWRHGSCASSLPYMCERPLDDCLKARSCSFKDFGYDRVDTSSCDPGDFLYEDSCYRFDGMDRKWQAAENLCKEWNGYLASVYSADEGKFLGDRHPIELGKGTNSLQLRINEFRWNCLWQ; encoded by the exons ATGAGAACGCCACAGGCCGCGCGCATTGTGCGTATTCTTGTGTTGAGCGCTGCATGGACCCCCTTAG CCAATTCTAAATCAAAATGTGAGGAGGGGTGGAGTTTTCACCAGTCCAGTTGCTACAAGAAGATGGAGACccccaacggttggctgggggctcgATACGACTGCTtctgggagggcggcgacctggtctccatcgcctcatGGGACAAAGAAGCCTTTGTGAAGAAGCAAATGGGCAATGACCCCTTCTGgattggactctccaatctg AAATGCAAAGAGGCTTGGTGTCGGTATGACAAGGAGCAGCAGATGATGACTTGGTCCTATGCCCGTGTGACCTACTCGAACTGGGATTCACATCAAGTTGAAAG CTCCGACGTGGAGTCCTGTGCGTATGTCAACCAAGGCGTGAGGACTCAGCCAGGAGAGTGGAGACACGGCTCATGCGCATCCTCGTTGCCGTACATGTGTGAGCGCCCGCTGGACG ACTGCCTGAAGGCTCGGTCGTGTTCCTTCAAAGACTTTGGTTACGATCGAGTGGACA CTTCTTCCTGCGACCCTGGCGACTTCCTGTACGAAGACTCTTGCTATCGCTTCGACGGGATGGATAGGAAATGGCAGGCCGCCGAGAACCTATGCAAGGAATGGAATGGTTACCTGGCTAGCGTCTACTCAGCGGACGAAGGCAAATTCTTGGGTG ACCGACATCCAATAGAATTGGGGAAGGGCACCAACAGTCTACAACTGCGCATTAATGAGTTCAGGTGGAATTGTTTATGGCAGTAA
- the lrp12 gene encoding low-density lipoprotein receptor-related protein 12 — protein sequence MDAIVWGVFLLFLTGCHAASQRNDNVLVSGISNACGESSELLRASSGVIASPGWPFQYPARLNCSWNIRGRPGDRVTISFQDFDLQGSHRCSSDWMSISSYKNLDGLRVCGSSLPPPYISSQDHVWIHFRSDDALSGKGFRLSYVTGKPDVSSCDVDQFHCSNGKCIPDWWRCNSMDECGDNSDEDLCVDSPFSFQPCSLDQFPCLSRYTRIYTCLPHSLRCDGSIDCQDLGDEIDCQVPTCGEWLRNFYGSFSSPNYPDFYPPGSNCTWLIDTGDHRKVILRFTDFKLDGTGYGDYVKVYDGLEENPRRLLRVLTAFDSRAPVAVVSSSGQLRVHFYADKINAARGFNVTYQVDGFCLPWEVPCGGNWGCYTAPQRCDGYWHCPNGRDELNCSACQEDEFPCSRNGACYPRSDRCNYQNRCPNGSDEKNCLFCQPGNFHCKNNRCVFESWVCDAQDDCGDGSDEESCPVVVPTRVIAAAVIGSLVCGLLLVIALGCTCKLYSLRVSERRSFETQLSRVEAELLRREAPPSYGQLIAQGLIPPVEDFPVCSGSQASVLENLRLAVRSQLGFTSLRLPSASSRCRRGLWRSLFNFSRSRQSGSLALVSADVEDSGATASSASDPPSPDSDDTDTESERVRERGVGAAGGPVAPLPHKSAPATSVGATVSSTASVTPANPPAGLCRVQNAPGQATVALETADSDVESHGDPSRLRAPPASTLHRLTKNLHRLARNIMTSSRVPQNQTWGNHSPLRQLDTGRGAESTEQQQSADEDDVELLIPESDSSSFGDVRQPLLDPQPSRPSRSSSTAAQKARHQDVSGPRDGPCDYCGKVHTAQIPDTCLEVGGKMESSDDELLQLC from the exons ATGGACGCCATCGTCTGGGGTGTCTTCTTGCTCTTCTTAACAG GATGCCACGCCGCTTCTCAGAGGAACGATAACGTTCTGGTGTCGGGCATTTCCAATG CGTGCGGCGAGTCGTCGGAGCTCCTCCGAGCATCCAGCGGGGTCATCGCCAGTCCCGGTTGGCCATTCCAGTACCCGGCCCGCCTCAACTGTAGCTGGAACATCAGAGGCCGACCCGGTGACAGGGTCACCATCAG CTTCCAGGACTTCGACCTGCAGGGATCACATCGCTGCTCGTCGGACTGGATGTCCATCAGCAGCTACAAGAACCTAGACGGTCTGCGCGTATGTGGCTCCTCTCTGCCACCTCCGTACATCTCCTCGCAGGACCACGTCTGGATCCATTTCCGCTCTGACGACGCTCTTTCGGGAAAAGGCTTCCGGCTGTCCTACGTCACAG GTAAGCCGGATGTTTCCAGCTGCGACGTGGACCAGTTCCACTGCTCGAATGGGAAATGCATCCCCGACTGGTGGCGTTGTAACTCTATGGATGAGTGTGGCGACAATTCGGACGAGGATCTGTGCGTGGACTCGCCGTTCTCCTTCCAGCCGTGCAGCCTGGACCAGTTCCCGTGCTTGTCCCGCTACACGCGAATCTACACCTGCTTGCCTCACAGCCTCCGTTGCGACGGCAGCATCGACTGCCAG GACCTGGGCGATGAGATCGACTGCCAAGTGCCCACCTGTGGGGAATGGTTACGCAACTTCTATGGCTCCTTTAGCTCTCCCAACTATCCTGACTTCTACCCTCCAGGGAGCAACTGTACCTGGCTGATTGACACTGGAGACCACAGGAAG GTCATCCTGCGCTTTACAGACTTTAAGCTGGACGGCACCGGTTATGGCGACTACGTCAAGGTGTACGACGGTTTGGAGGAGAACCCTCGGCGCCTTCTCAGGGTTCTGACGGCCTTCGACTCGAGGGCGCCGGTGGCCGTGGTGTCGTCTTCCGGGCAGCTGCGTGTCCATTTCTACGCCGACAAGATCAACGCCGCCAGGGGCTTCAATGTCACCTACCAG GTGGACGGCTTCTGCTTGCCCTGGGAGGTTCCCTGCGGGGGCAACTGGGGATGCTACACGGCGCCACAGCGCTGCGACGGATATTGGCACTGCCCCAACGGCCGCGACGAGCTTAACTGCTCCGCCTGTCAGGAGGACGAGTTCCCCTGCTCCCGGAACGGAGCCTGTTACCCGAGATCTGACCGTTGCAACTACCAGAACCGCTGCCCCAACGGGTCTGATGAAAAGAATTGCTTATTCTGTCAGCCTGGAAACTTCCACTGCAAG AACAACCGTTGCGTGTTTGAGTCGTGGGTGTGCGACGCCCAGGATGACTGCGGCGACGGCAGCGATGAGGAAAGTTGTCCCGTGGTGGTTCCAACCAGGGTGATCGCGGCTGCCGTGATCGGCAGCCTGGTCTGCGGTCTGCTGCTGGTTATTGCGCTGGGCTGCACGTGCAAACTCTACTCGCTGCGCGTTTCTGAACGCAG GTCCTTTGAGACGCAGTTGTCCAGAGTGGAGGCAGAACTACTGAGGAGGGAAGCCCCGCCCTCCTACGGTCAGCTGATTGCTCAGGGTTTGATTCCGCCTGTGGAGGATTTCCCCGTTTGCTCTGGGAGTCAG GCATCAGTTCTGGAGAACCTGCGTCTGGCCGTGCGCTCTCAGCTGGGCTTCACCTCGCTTCGGCTCCCTTCCGCCAGCAGCCGCTGCCGCCGAGGCCTGTGGCGCAGCCTCTTCAACTTCTCCCGGTCTCGCCAGTCAGGGTCTCTGGCTCTGGTCTCTGCCGACGTCGAGGACAGCGGCGCTACCGCGAGTTCCGCATCGGACCCGCCGTCCCCGGATTCAGACGACACGGACACAGAAAGCGAGAGGGTGAGGGAGCGCGGTGTCGGGGCGGCGGGCGGTCCTGTCGCCCCTCTACCCCACAAGAGCGCGCCCGCCACTTCAGTGGGGGCCACCGTTTCGTCGACTGCCTCTGTGACCCCCGCCAACCCGCCAGCCGGGCTTTGCCGAGTCCAAAATGCTCCCGGCCAGGCCACGGTCGCTCTGGAAACAGCCGATTCAGACGTGGAAAGTCACGGTGACCCGTCCCGGCTCCGAGCCCCACCCGCCTCCACCCTGCACCGTCTGACCAAAAATCTGCACCGCCTGGCCAGGAACATTATGACTTCAAGTCGCGTCCCGCAGAACCAGACCTGGGGCAATCACAGTCCGCTACGCCAGCTCGATACAGGAAGGGGGGCGGAGTCAactgagcagcagcagagcgcaGACGAAGATGACGTGGAGCTTTTGATCCCAGAGTCGGACTCGTCGTCGTTTGGCGACGTCCGCCAGCCGCTCCTGGACCCGCAGCCTTCGCGTCCGTCGCGCTCCTCTTCCACGGCAGCTCAGAAGGCGCGACATCAGGACGTGAGCGGTCCGCGGGACGGACCCTGCGACTACTGCGGGAAAGTTCACACCGCTCAGATCCCGGACACATGTCTTGAGGTGGGAGGCAAGATGGAGAGCAGCGACGACGAGCTGCTTCAGCTATGCTAA
- the LOC125987448 gene encoding secretory phospholipase A2 receptor-like isoform X4 — protein sequence METPNGWLGARYDCFWEGGDLVSIASWDKEAFVKKQMGNDPFWIGLSNLKCKEAWCRYDKEQQMMTWSYARVTYSNWDSHQVESSDVESCAYVNQGVRTQPGEWRHGSCASSLPYMCERPLDDCLKARSCSFKDFGYDRVDTSSCDPGDFLYEDSCYRFDGMDRKWQAAENLCKEWNGYLASVYSADEGKFLGAHIRGDSYGWLRLVQKNGKWEFLDGTSTTDIQ from the exons ATGGAGACccccaacggttggctgggggctcgATACGACTGCTtctgggagggcggcgacctggtctccatcgcctcatGGGACAAAGAAGCCTTTGTGAAGAAGCAAATGGGCAATGACCCCTTCTGgattggactctccaatctg AAATGCAAAGAGGCTTGGTGTCGGTATGACAAGGAGCAGCAGATGATGACTTGGTCCTATGCCCGTGTGACCTACTCGAACTGGGATTCACATCAAGTTGAAAG CTCCGACGTGGAGTCCTGTGCGTATGTCAACCAAGGCGTGAGGACTCAGCCAGGAGAGTGGAGACACGGCTCATGCGCATCCTCGTTGCCGTACATGTGTGAGCGCCCGCTGGACG ACTGCCTGAAGGCTCGGTCGTGTTCCTTCAAAGACTTTGGTTACGATCGAGTGGACA CTTCTTCCTGCGACCCTGGCGACTTCCTGTACGAAGACTCTTGCTATCGCTTCGACGGGATGGATAGGAAATGGCAGGCCGCCGAGAACCTATGCAAGGAATGGAATGGTTACCTGGCTAGCGTCTACTCAGCGGACGAAGGCAAATTCTTGGGTG CTCACATAAGAGGAGATTCGTATGGTTGGTTGAGACTCGTGCAGAAAAACGGCAAGTGGGAGTTCCTTGACGGAACATCTACC ACCGACATCCAATAG
- the LOC125987448 gene encoding uncharacterized protein isoform X1, whose translation MDYVRLLRSTNRTVRNCCVLVFTETWLTDNIPDSAVHLERLACYRADRAIVRGGKSRGGGICVYIREEWWRDSVVVCKHCSPLAEFVIIKCRPFYLPREFTAILLVAVYIPPTNIEGDRIAALGELYQAVSEQQTAHPDGFTIFAGDFNHANLKSVFPRLHQHVTFPTRGDSFLDLVYSAQKGAFKATPLPHLGLSDHLTVLLLPAYRQLVKASRPVRRRVRMWPEGASDALRDCFDTTDWDLFKQAATYNDRTDIEEYTDSVTSYIMKCIDDVTCSKSVVTRANWKPWLTGAVLRLLRARDKAFRAGDEAGLRLLGRGTGACAPAPPDSPTASFSRLLGP comes from the coding sequence atggattacgttcgcctgctgaggtctacgaaccggacggtgcggaactgctgtgtgctcgtgttcaccgagacctggttgactgacaacatcccggactcagccgtgcatctggagcggctagcgtgctatcgggccgaccgtgccattgtacgagggggaaagtcgcgaggaggtggaatatgcgtctacatccgagaggaATGGtggcgggactctgtggtggtatgtaagcactgctcgccacttgcggagtttgtgatcattaagtgccgtcctttttatctgccgagggaatttaccgcgattctgctagtcgcggtatacatcccgcctaccaacatcgaaggcgacaggatcgcggcgcttggtgaactgtaccaggctgtcagtgaacagcagacagcgcaccctgacggtttcaccatcttcgctggagacttcaatcatgccaacctgaagtctgttttcccgaggcttcaccagcatgttacttttccgacacgtggagacagcttcctggacctggtctactctgcgcaaaagggagctttcaaagccacccccctcccccatcttgggctttctgaccatctcaccgttttgcttttgcccgcatacagacaattggtgaaggcatccaggccggttcggaggcgggttcggatgtggcctgagggtgcctccgatgcacttcgtgactgctttgacaccactgactgggacttgtttaagcaggcagccacctacaacgatcggacggacatagaggagtatactgactctgttacctcttacatcatgaagtgcatcgatgatgtgacttgctcgaaatccgtcgtcactcgagcgaactggaagccgtggctgacaggggctgtcctcagactgctgagggccagggacaaggctttcagagcgggggatgaggctggcttgaggcttctgggaagaggtacaggagcctgcgctcccgcaccaccagactcgccaacagcttctttctccaggctgttagggccctga